The Prevotella sp. E9-3 genome has a window encoding:
- a CDS encoding InlB B-repeat-containing protein, whose protein sequence is MVVGGASTAWAQSDFSALYTSNVTLPSSGTGTVSSCIVNVNTTQYNGTKLGKNGAGASATFQAPAGTKYIHLHVAAWNGQSTGFTYKVGDGTAQSISGITSNSGIKGNPPFTFDGDASSSNYYKVITLDNPLASDTDITFSSTSERAVFWGVNTESVATPSYVITAQSNNNSYGTVALEGSFITATPADGYRVSTSEPYTVSPANSATVSQSGNVFTVTPSENTTVTINFEAIPTHTVTFSVNGDVSRKVSVAEGGAIVFPTAKDTPADETEFNKTISGKTFVGWYTDEYSDASVAPSYVNTSTATMSTSDITYYAVYADVEEEESDDVAHAKLDQTLQYDTWTYSGSTTDKSGYRLFHTDSYIESEAFDLSTLKKVIIYAGTYGGPSYNSLTIGDGTNTWKDVTVSGSSQTGVNEFVDGTALSGTKALRITSNSGTDSGNGTGVRISKVEIFVKGSIRTESDYTTSVRMDAGISFADAEVNVKLTSGYAGQELTNPNAVTVAYSSSDETVATVNSSTGALSMLKAGTTTITASFAGDANYLPAEVSYELIVTEKNPHDLAYAVTEIEKLTTDAVFTNALTNEHSLAVTYTSSVTSVATVNATTGEVTVTGAGTTVITATFAGDKSYEEGEASYTLTVSKDVPTLSFASENAIGREGEAFEGNELTNPAGLTVSYESSDETVATVDENTGAVTIVAAGTTTITATFAGNDTYVPGETSYTLKVLATPTITVADDAIEFGEIFNIDDSSITGGPITVTSDNANIVAIDGLVITPIACGSVEITVSTAEDETYKAGSETFTLTVTAPEGKTAAPSGDVVLFGESFGNNTGSARDWNDSYSVKSGVLAVYSGITGYTVSNAKQGKNSTGSTQSGLNQSTSGSDASIILGPLNVEGYSDMTLSYQWKAASVKGTYTTSAYYATSSEGEFTEMEGSGDGATTFVERSYTIPEAAQVSSLYLKIVWNTSNTQGIIDEVRLTIPEKSSATVTLNKNGLATYCSQYPMDFSSAQGYTAWRVTGVSNEGVVSLEKITEAIKGGQGVLLYNKNADGVNTSEVTVNFADGATEYSDAQNKFFGTTAPTYVDNEEYLGLSGNKFVKVNAGTIPAGKALLPVSVLPAGARQLTFQFEDDGQTTGISDQITVNGEKSVYDLQGRKVEKTTKGLYIVNGRKVVVK, encoded by the coding sequence ATGGTAGTAGGAGGAGCAAGTACTGCGTGGGCACAGAGTGATTTTTCTGCCCTCTACACAAGTAATGTTACGCTTCCTTCAAGTGGTACTGGAACCGTTTCTTCTTGCATAGTTAATGTTAATACTACGCAATATAATGGTACCAAATTGGGAAAGAATGGTGCAGGCGCTTCTGCAACATTTCAGGCTCCTGCTGGTACGAAATATATTCATTTACATGTCGCTGCTTGGAATGGGCAAAGTACTGGATTCACTTATAAAGTAGGAGATGGTACAGCGCAATCGATATCTGGCATTACCTCTAACTCAGGTATTAAAGGTAATCCTCCTTTCACTTTCGATGGTGACGCAAGTAGTTCGAATTATTACAAGGTCATAACTTTAGATAATCCTTTAGCAAGTGATACAGATATTACTTTTTCAAGTACGTCTGAACGAGCTGTTTTTTGGGGAGTAAATACTGAATCTGTAGCAACTCCTTCATACGTTATTACTGCTCAATCCAATAACAATTCTTATGGAACAGTTGCTCTTGAAGGTAGCTTTATTACCGCTACTCCTGCAGATGGCTATCGCGTAAGCACCTCTGAGCCTTATACCGTTTCTCCAGCTAATTCAGCAACCGTTTCTCAAAGTGGAAATGTGTTTACTGTAACTCCTTCTGAAAATACAACGGTGACCATCAATTTTGAGGCTATACCTACTCATACTGTTACCTTCTCAGTTAATGGAGATGTTAGCCGAAAAGTTAGTGTAGCTGAAGGTGGAGCAATTGTATTCCCTACTGCTAAAGATACACCAGCTGATGAAACTGAGTTTAATAAGACCATCAGCGGAAAAACTTTTGTGGGTTGGTACACAGACGAGTATTCAGATGCATCTGTTGCACCTTCTTATGTTAACACGTCAACTGCTACTATGAGCACAAGTGATATTACTTATTATGCTGTATATGCAGATGTGGAAGAAGAAGAGTCGGATGATGTCGCACATGCTAAATTGGACCAAACTTTGCAGTATGATACTTGGACCTATAGTGGTTCTACAACGGACAAATCGGGCTATCGCTTATTCCATACAGACAGCTACATTGAGTCTGAAGCTTTTGACTTAAGCACCTTAAAGAAGGTTATTATTTATGCTGGTACTTACGGTGGTCCCTCATATAATAGTTTGACAATCGGTGATGGCACAAATACATGGAAAGATGTTACTGTATCTGGGTCAAGCCAAACAGGAGTCAATGAATTTGTTGATGGAACGGCTTTGTCTGGTACTAAAGCTCTACGTATTACAAGTAACTCAGGAACTGATAGTGGAAATGGAACTGGCGTTCGTATCTCTAAGGTTGAAATTTTTGTCAAAGGCAGTATAAGGACTGAAAGTGACTATACCACTTCTGTGCGTATGGATGCTGGTATTTCATTTGCTGACGCAGAAGTAAACGTTAAGTTGACAAGTGGATATGCTGGTCAGGAACTGACAAATCCTAATGCGGTAACTGTTGCCTATAGCTCTTCTGATGAGACGGTGGCTACTGTTAATAGCTCAACAGGCGCTTTAAGTATGCTGAAAGCCGGAACAACAACTATCACAGCTTCTTTCGCAGGTGATGCCAATTATTTGCCAGCCGAAGTAAGTTATGAGTTGATTGTTACTGAAAAGAATCCTCATGATCTGGCTTATGCAGTAACAGAAATTGAAAAGTTGACAACTGATGCAGTATTTACAAATGCTTTGACCAACGAACATTCACTTGCAGTGACTTATACATCAAGTGTTACGAGCGTGGCAACCGTTAATGCCACAACAGGCGAAGTAACTGTTACAGGTGCAGGTACTACAGTTATTACGGCAACTTTTGCGGGCGATAAGTCATACGAGGAAGGTGAGGCCAGTTATACACTGACCGTTAGCAAGGATGTTCCTACATTGAGCTTCGCTTCCGAGAACGCTATTGGACGTGAAGGTGAAGCTTTTGAAGGAAATGAGCTGACCAACCCTGCAGGCTTGACAGTAAGCTACGAATCAAGCGATGAGACGGTCGCTACTGTTGACGAGAATACTGGCGCAGTTACTATCGTAGCAGCCGGTACTACTACAATTACTGCTACTTTTGCTGGAAATGATACTTATGTTCCTGGTGAAACAAGCTACACTTTAAAGGTGCTTGCAACTCCTACAATTACTGTAGCTGATGACGCCATTGAATTTGGTGAAATCTTTAACATTGATGATTCTTCCATCACCGGTGGTCCAATCACTGTGACTTCTGATAATGCAAATATTGTAGCCATCGATGGTCTTGTGATTACTCCAATTGCATGTGGTAGCGTTGAGATTACTGTTAGTACCGCCGAGGATGAAACCTATAAGGCCGGAAGCGAAACGTTTACACTGACGGTGACTGCCCCAGAGGGTAAGACTGCTGCACCAAGTGGTGATGTTGTGTTGTTTGGTGAGTCGTTTGGTAATAATACCGGTAGTGCACGAGATTGGAATGATTCTTATAGCGTGAAAAGTGGAGTACTGGCTGTGTATTCTGGAATTACAGGCTATACTGTTTCAAATGCAAAACAGGGCAAAAATTCAACTGGTAGTACACAGTCTGGTTTGAATCAAAGCACATCTGGTTCAGACGCGTCTATTATTCTTGGTCCGCTAAATGTTGAAGGTTATAGTGATATGACATTAAGCTATCAATGGAAAGCTGCCTCTGTTAAAGGAACATATACAACTTCTGCTTACTATGCGACGAGTTCTGAAGGTGAATTTACTGAGATGGAAGGTTCGGGAGATGGTGCAACAACTTTCGTAGAACGTTCATATACTATTCCTGAAGCAGCACAAGTGTCTTCACTTTATCTTAAGATAGTATGGAATACTTCCAATACACAAGGCATAATTGATGAAGTACGATTGACTATTCCTGAGAAATCTTCTGCCACTGTTACTCTGAACAAGAATGGTCTTGCTACCTATTGCTCTCAGTATCCTATGGACTTCTCTTCTGCTCAGGGCTATACTGCATGGCGTGTAACTGGTGTTTCTAATGAAGGAGTGGTTTCTCTTGAGAAGATTACTGAGGCTATTAAGGGCGGTCAGGGCGTTCTGCTATACAACAAGAATGCCGATGGCGTGAACACCAGCGAGGTTACTGTCAACTTTGCTGATGGTGCCACTGAGTATAGTGATGCACAAAATAAATTCTTCGGCACCACCGCTCCTACCTATGTTGATAATGAAGAATACCTTGGTCTTAGCGGCAACAAGTTTGTAAAGGTGAATGCCGGAACTATTCCTGCTGGAAAGGCTCTGCTGCCTGTAAGTGTTCTTCCTGCTGGTGCACGTCAGCTGACCTTCCAGTTCGAGGATGATGGACAGACTACTGGAATCAGTGATCAGATCACTGTGAATGGTGAAAAGTCAGTCTATGACCTGCAGGGTCGTAAGGTGGAAAAGACCACAAAGGGACTCTACATCGTAAACGGCCGCAAAGTGGTGGTTAAATAA
- a CDS encoding DUF4199 domain-containing protein: MITPEETIQLRAFVRYDGLLLAILWTVSFACYIIGLSNPAVSMLAVGLVLSSPFFVAQRLKVFRDYGRGGVISFLRGWAYVALTFFHASLLLAVVYYVYFAFLDHGYFLQSIHQLLNSPENQQVLSQYATVEEFNQMLNDMQSVRPIDLALSMLQANTIVGILLGMPIAALLKKKV; this comes from the coding sequence ATGATAACCCCTGAAGAAACAATACAACTGCGCGCTTTTGTACGTTATGACGGTCTTCTTTTGGCCATTCTTTGGACCGTGAGCTTTGCTTGCTACATCATCGGACTAAGCAATCCTGCGGTGTCGATGCTGGCTGTAGGTCTCGTCCTGTCGTCGCCCTTTTTTGTGGCTCAGCGCCTGAAAGTGTTTCGTGACTATGGTCGTGGGGGCGTCATCTCGTTCCTTCGTGGATGGGCCTATGTGGCACTAACCTTTTTTCATGCCTCCTTGTTGTTGGCTGTAGTGTACTATGTGTATTTCGCCTTTCTTGACCACGGCTATTTCCTGCAGTCCATCCACCAGTTGTTGAACAGTCCTGAAAACCAGCAAGTGCTGAGCCAGTATGCCACAGTAGAGGAGTTCAACCAGATGTTGAACGACATGCAGAGCGTTCGTCCTATCGACTTGGCGCTGAGCATGCTGCAGGCCAACACCATAGTGGGCATTCTGCTGGGTATGCCCATCGCTGCATTATTGAAGAAGAAAGTTTGA
- a CDS encoding glycosyltransferase family 2 protein, translated as MDISVIIPLYNEEESIGELFAWIERVMDEHHYTYEVIFVSDGSTDRSWQIITELKQRSQHVHGIKFRRNYGKSPALYCGFAKAEGDVVITMDADLQDSPDEIPELYRMIKEEGLDLVSGYKQKRYDPLSKTLPTKLFNATARKVSGIKNLHDFNCGLKAYRRDVVKNIEVYGEMHRYIPYLAKQAGFSKIGEKVVQHQARKYGESKFMGWNRFVNGYLDLITLWFLSTFGKKPMHVFGFLGTVMFFIGFLAAFFIGADKLWCLANGIPQRLVTDSPYFYLALTMMIIGTQLFLTGFVADLVSRSSTNRNDYQIETTI; from the coding sequence ATGGATATATCAGTAATTATACCTCTTTATAACGAGGAAGAGTCAATAGGCGAGCTGTTTGCCTGGATAGAGCGCGTGATGGATGAACATCACTATACGTATGAAGTGATTTTTGTGAGTGATGGCTCTACTGACCGTTCATGGCAGATTATCACCGAACTGAAACAGCGTTCGCAGCATGTTCACGGTATTAAGTTCCGTCGCAACTATGGTAAGAGTCCTGCCCTGTACTGTGGCTTTGCCAAGGCCGAGGGCGATGTGGTCATTACCATGGATGCAGACCTTCAGGACTCGCCCGACGAGATTCCCGAACTGTACCGCATGATTAAGGAAGAGGGATTAGACCTGGTGTCGGGCTATAAACAGAAACGCTACGACCCGCTGTCGAAAACACTGCCCACAAAACTGTTCAATGCCACCGCCCGTAAGGTGAGCGGCATCAAGAATCTGCACGATTTCAACTGCGGACTGAAGGCCTATCGCCGTGATGTGGTGAAGAATATTGAGGTCTATGGTGAGATGCATCGCTATATTCCTTATCTGGCCAAGCAGGCCGGTTTTTCAAAAATAGGCGAGAAAGTGGTGCAGCATCAGGCTCGTAAATATGGCGAATCGAAGTTCATGGGATGGAACCGTTTTGTCAATGGCTATCTTGATTTGATTACACTCTGGTTTCTCAGCACCTTTGGCAAAAAGCCCATGCACGTGTTTGGCTTCCTGGGAACGGTGATGTTCTTCATCGGATTCCTGGCTGCTTTCTTCATCGGTGCCGACAAACTGTGGTGCCTGGCCAATGGCATTCCTCAGCGACTGGTCACTGACTCGCCCTATTTCTATCTGGCCCTGACCATGATGATTATCGGAACGCAACTGTTCCTTACCGGATTCGTGGCCGATTTGGTGAGCCGTTCTTCGACCAATCGTAATGACTATCAGATAGAAACCACTATATGA
- a CDS encoding DUF6452 family protein encodes MMSQKKGIAKRVVGAIGMLLLVLHVVMGIASCSSIECPVQNKVELVCQLADTLHDTLSVTSQRRNGTDTLLLNRGVNLTSMKLPLSYQNPVDTLVLKTVRMAVTDTVWVEKEDIPHFESVDCGLSYFHKIKSVRSTHLGIDTVIINKVLVDYDPSTAHLQFHFKARP; translated from the coding sequence ATGATGAGTCAGAAGAAAGGTATAGCCAAGAGGGTAGTAGGGGCAATCGGCATGTTGCTCCTGGTGCTGCATGTGGTGATGGGTATTGCTTCGTGCTCGTCAATAGAGTGCCCGGTGCAGAATAAAGTGGAACTGGTGTGCCAACTGGCCGACACCTTGCACGACACACTCTCTGTGACCAGCCAGCGCAGAAATGGTACAGACACTCTTTTGCTGAACAGGGGAGTGAACCTTACTTCGATGAAACTGCCTCTGAGCTATCAGAATCCTGTGGATACACTGGTACTGAAAACCGTAAGGATGGCTGTGACCGATACCGTGTGGGTGGAGAAAGAAGACATCCCGCACTTCGAATCGGTTGACTGTGGCCTGTCCTATTTCCATAAGATAAAGTCAGTGAGAAGTACCCATTTAGGTATTGACACTGTGATCATCAATAAAGTCCTTGTAGATTATGACCCTTCAACAGCCCATTTACAATTCCATTTCAAGGCTCGTCCTTAG
- a CDS encoding DUF6048 family protein, translating to MTLQQPIYNSISRLVLSLLLLLVCSVEAGAQRFLKLEQDTIPLFRGFAVSFDLAGAAQMQLSDYGQYEGALRLNLHDQYFPIVEMGIGRANHGEDVVTKLSYKTTAPYFRIGADVNIMNKKHTGNRVFAGLRYAFTSYKVDVNHPGLQDPVWGWDATFGMSDVQCSMHWAEVVFGLDAKVYGPLHLGWSGRYRMRISHNDGDLGKTWYVPGFGIQDSSALGYTFYVSVDI from the coding sequence ATGACCCTTCAACAGCCCATTTACAATTCCATTTCAAGGCTCGTCCTTAGTCTGCTGCTCCTGCTGGTCTGCAGTGTTGAGGCTGGGGCACAGCGCTTCTTGAAACTGGAACAGGACACCATTCCTCTGTTCCGGGGCTTTGCCGTGTCGTTCGATCTGGCTGGTGCCGCCCAGATGCAGCTATCTGACTACGGACAGTATGAGGGTGCACTCCGGCTAAACCTGCACGATCAGTATTTCCCTATTGTGGAAATGGGTATCGGCAGGGCTAATCATGGCGAGGATGTTGTGACCAAACTGAGCTACAAGACCACTGCGCCTTATTTCCGTATTGGTGCCGATGTGAACATCATGAACAAGAAGCATACAGGCAACCGTGTGTTTGCAGGACTGCGCTATGCCTTCACCAGCTATAAGGTGGATGTGAACCACCCTGGTCTGCAGGATCCTGTTTGGGGATGGGATGCTACATTCGGTATGAGCGATGTTCAGTGTAGTATGCACTGGGCTGAAGTGGTGTTTGGCCTTGATGCTAAAGTGTATGGTCCGCTGCACCTGGGATGGAGCGGACGTTACCGCATGCGCATCAGTCACAACGATGGCGATTTAGGCAAAACCTGGTATGTGCCGGGCTTTGGCATACAAGACAGCTCGGCACTGGGCTATACATTCTACGTGTCGGTAGATATCTAA
- a CDS encoding FAD:protein FMN transferase, translating to MIGSDGLPGLNDKRRKQLWWQVPFLLFLVAGTVFVARMQRDIPYQTEHGFVFGTVYNISYQSNESLKTEIEKVLSEVDGEFSMFNEKSTVSRINRGEEPELSEMFQEVYKKAVAVNADTKGAFDVTVAPLVNAWGFGFKGKKTGAEADSTSSLPTAQQVDSLLKIVGMDMLTYDAEHNLIHKKDRRTMLDFSAIAKGYGSDCVARLLRRHNVKNFMVEIGGEVVTQGISPKRLPWRIGVTKPTEDSLQTSQELQTVLNVTDRAMATSGNYRNFYYQGGRRYAHTIDPMNGYPVQHNILSATVIAADCATADAYATSFMVMGLDRVKALLAQHPELMAYIIYDGDDGQFAVWYSPSLKDKINE from the coding sequence ATGATAGGAAGTGACGGATTACCAGGCTTGAACGATAAGCGTCGTAAACAACTGTGGTGGCAGGTGCCCTTCCTGCTGTTTTTGGTGGCAGGTACAGTCTTTGTGGCACGAATGCAGCGTGATATTCCCTATCAGACAGAGCACGGCTTTGTGTTTGGCACCGTCTATAACATCAGTTATCAGAGCAATGAGAGCCTGAAAACCGAGATAGAAAAAGTACTCAGTGAGGTGGATGGCGAGTTCTCCATGTTCAACGAGAAATCGACAGTGAGCCGTATTAACCGTGGTGAGGAACCCGAGCTGAGCGAAATGTTTCAGGAGGTATATAAGAAAGCGGTGGCTGTAAATGCCGATACAAAGGGGGCTTTCGATGTTACGGTGGCTCCTCTGGTGAATGCCTGGGGCTTCGGGTTCAAAGGAAAGAAAACGGGGGCGGAGGCTGATTCAACTTCCAGTCTGCCCACTGCCCAACAAGTAGATAGTCTGCTGAAGATTGTTGGCATGGATATGCTGACTTATGATGCTGAACACAATCTGATTCATAAGAAAGACCGTCGCACCATGCTCGACTTCAGTGCCATTGCAAAAGGCTATGGTTCCGATTGTGTGGCCAGATTGCTGAGACGACACAACGTGAAGAACTTCATGGTAGAGATAGGTGGCGAGGTGGTGACACAGGGTATCAGTCCGAAACGATTGCCGTGGCGCATCGGAGTGACCAAACCAACGGAAGATAGTCTGCAGACCTCACAGGAGTTGCAAACAGTGCTGAATGTTACTGATCGAGCCATGGCTACCAGTGGCAACTATCGCAATTTCTACTATCAGGGTGGTCGCCGCTATGCTCATACCATCGATCCGATGAACGGCTATCCCGTTCAGCATAATATCCTTTCGGCCACGGTCATTGCTGCCGATTGTGCAACAGCCGATGCCTATGCCACCTCATTCATGGTGATGGGACTGGACCGCGTGAAGGCTTTGCTGGCCCAGCATCCCGAACTGATGGCCTATATTATTTATGATGGTGATGACGGGCAGTTTGCTGTATGGTACTCGCCTTCGTTGAAGGATAAAATCAATGAGTGA
- a CDS encoding Crp/Fnr family transcriptional regulator: protein MSERLILPTDSKIGLTPFYEQLLQFSLFQGLSRTELQQMVGNTRFGFQKLPAGRQIVREGDTCTQLYFLVKGTLEVETVGDDHTYRMIEQLQAPLQLQPEALFGMSPRYSHTFRTRTDCQFIVLSKDEVLRLFDEIFIFRLNYINILAAQSQQQGHRAWRRAPQTLDERVARFFIDHCMYPAGHKELHILMRQLAIEVGDSRLDVSRVLNSLEQRGLLELHRGLIVIPSLEQLFM from the coding sequence ATGAGTGAACGTCTTATTCTTCCCACTGACTCAAAAATAGGATTGACCCCTTTCTATGAGCAACTGTTGCAGTTTTCTCTGTTTCAAGGATTGAGCAGAACAGAGTTGCAGCAGATGGTTGGTAATACACGTTTCGGATTCCAGAAGCTGCCTGCCGGTCGTCAGATTGTAAGGGAGGGTGATACTTGTACGCAACTCTATTTTCTGGTGAAAGGTACACTTGAGGTTGAAACAGTAGGAGATGATCATACCTATAGGATGATAGAACAGTTGCAAGCCCCCTTGCAGTTGCAGCCAGAAGCACTGTTCGGTATGTCCCCAAGATATTCACACACGTTTCGCACTCGTACCGACTGTCAGTTTATCGTTCTGTCTAAGGATGAGGTGCTCAGGTTGTTTGACGAGATATTCATCTTCCGACTCAATTATATCAACATCTTGGCCGCACAAAGTCAGCAGCAGGGACACAGGGCATGGCGGCGTGCACCGCAAACGCTCGATGAGCGTGTGGCGCGTTTCTTCATAGACCATTGTATGTATCCCGCTGGCCATAAGGAGTTGCATATCTTGATGCGACAGTTGGCCATTGAGGTGGGTGACAGCCGACTGGATGTGAGTCGGGTGCTGAACAGTTTGGAACAGCGTGGACTGTTGGAACTGCATCGCGGATTGATCGTTATTCCCTCGCTGGAACAATTGTTTATGTAG